A window of the Dictyostelium discoideum AX4 chromosome 4 chromosome, whole genome shotgun sequence genome harbors these coding sequences:
- a CDS encoding hypothetical protein (Probable short chain dehydrogenase): protein MSIKKVCCVIGVGKGIGFGVAEKFAKEGFSVALVSRNKEKLEPFVQTIQKKFGDTGSFAVEMDATNAESVEKGFKEIRSKINGRPIDVLIYNASASFKAVSVEKTDVNDFQNAWKASCLGAFLTSQQVLSEMYGQQNGTIIFTGATASLRGGASFGLFASSKFALRGFAQSLARESYPKGVHVSHVIIDGYVDINRDYSSRPKENWIDPDAIASTYFSLYSQDKSAWTHEIDIRPHTEKW, encoded by the coding sequence atgtcaattaaaaaagtttgttGTGTTATTGGAGTTGGTAAAGGTATTGGATTTGGAGTTGCAGAGAAATTTGCAAAAGAAGGATTTTCAGTTGCATTGGTTAGTAGaaataaagagaaattagAACCATTTGTTCAAACTAttcaaaaaaagtttggtGATACAGGATCATTTGCAGTTGAAATGGATGCAACTAATGCAGAATCAGTTGAAAAGGGATTCAAAGAGATTAGATCAAAAATCAATGGTAGACCAATCGATGTATTAATCTATAATGCATCAGCATCATTCAAGGCAGTTTCAGTCGAGAAAACCGATGTAAATGATTTTCAAAATGCTTGGAAAGCAAGTTGTTTGGGTGCATTCTTAACAAGTCAACAAGTTTTAAGTGAAATGTATGGACAACAAAATGGTACAATCATTTTCACTGGTGCAACTGCTTCATTAAGAGGTGGCGCTTCGTTTGGTTTATTTGCTTCAAGTAAATTTGCATTACGTGGTTTTGCTCAATCATTAGCTCGTGAATCTTATCCAAAGGGTGTCCATGTTTCTCATGTCATCATTGATGGTTATGTTGATATCAATAGAGATTATTCTTCAAGACCAAAGGAAAATTGGATTGATCCTGACGCTATAGCTTCAACTTATTTCTCTCTTTATTCTCAAGATAAATCTGCTTGGACTCATGAAATTGATATTAGACCACATACTgaaaaatggtaa
- the CYP519B1 gene encoding cytochrome P450 family protein yields MNLINLILYFILFWIVFDFIRKNRRISFNDPPSPWALPIIGHLHKLSLNPHRSLTELAKVYGGVYSLHIGDSKTVVITDVSAFKDVTIKQFKNFANRPQPKSIRVITNFKGLAFADYDQWQKTRKLVSSALTKTKIKTFNNLIEKQTENLIESMNEFSNKNELFHPRKYLTKYSLNIILSMLFSKEIGKNESINKGTMERLTIPFNEAFKKVGKVDDFLWFLSPFFYFSNKQYKKYIFDIYYFMEEIYDQHLLDLDYNEPKDLLDQLIIASQGREKETVILVGMDFLLAGSDTQKATQEWFCLYLINNPDVQKKAYQELISVVGKDCKFVTSNHIENCPYFISIIKEVFRIRSPGPLGLPRISIDDTYLSNGMFIPKGTQILLNIFGMGNLLVSEPDQFKPERWINYKNQQQQKQQQQQQQVNNKNSIDSSESSNLEFFDDLEKVSNPFSLGPRNCVGMAIAKSSIYSVCSNILLNFELSSINNQIIDDNEVFGVSINPKEFSIKLTKR; encoded by the exons atgaatttaattaatttaattttatattttattttattttggatagtatttgattttataagaAAGAATCGTAGAATAAGTTTTAATGACCCACCATCACCATGGGCATTACCAATTATTGGACATTTACATAAATTAAGTTTAAATCCACATAGATCATTAACAGAATTAGCAAAAGTTTATGGTGGAGTTTATTCACTTCATATTGGTGATTCAAAAACAGTTGTTATCACTGATGTAAGTGCATTTAAAGATGTAActattaaacaatttaaaaactttgcAAATAGACCACAGCCAAAAAGTATTAGAgtaattacaaattttaaaggttTAGCATTTGCAGATTATGATCAATGGCAAAAAACTAGAAAATTAGTATCATCAGCattaacaaaaacaaaaattaaaacttttaataatttaattgaaaaacaaactgaaaatttaatagagtcaatgaatgaattttcaaataaaaatgaattg ttTCATCCAAGAAAATATTTAACAAAATattcattaaatataatactAAGTATGTTATTTAGTAAAGAAATTGGAAAGAATGAAAGTATTAATAAAGGCACAATGGAAAGATTAACAATTCCATTTAATGAAgcatttaaaaaagttggtAAAGTTGATGATTTCCTTTGGTTTTTAtcaccatttttttatttttcaaataaacaatataaaaaatatatttttgatatttattatttcatggAAGAGATTTATGATCAACATTTATTAGATTTGGATTATAATGAACCAAAAGATTTATTGGATCAACTAATAATTGCAAGTCAAGGTAGAGAAAAAGAGACAGTAATATTGGTCGGAATGGATTTCCTATTGGCAGGTTCAGATACACAAAAAGCAACTCAAGAATGGTTTTgcctttatttaattaataatccaGATGTTCAAAAGAAAGCATATCAAGAATTAATAAGTGTGGTTGGTAAAGATTGTAAATTTGTAACATCAAATCATATTGAAAATTGTCCATActttatttcaattattaaagaagtTTTCCGTATTCGTTCACCTGGACCACTTGGTTTACCaagaatttcaattgatgataCTTATTTAAGTAATGGTATGTTCATACCAAAAGGTACTCAAAtacttttaaatatatttggaATGGGCAATTTATTAGTTTCTGAACCTGATCAATTTAAACCAGAAAGAtggataaattataaaaatcaacaacaacaaaaacaacaacaacaacaacaacaagtaaataataaaaattcaattgatagtAGTGAATCAAgtaatttagaattttttgatgatttagAAAAAGTATCAAATCCATTTTCATTAGGACCAAGAAATTGTGTTGGTATGGCAATTGCAAAATCTTCAATATATTCAGTTTGTAGTAAtatacttttaaattttgaattaagttcaataaataatcaaataattgatgataatgaagtaTTTGGTGTTTCAATAAATCCAaaagaattttcaattaaattaactaAAAGATAA